The following proteins come from a genomic window of Sorex araneus isolate mSorAra2 chromosome 1, mSorAra2.pri, whole genome shotgun sequence:
- the LOC105943081 gene encoding endogenous retrovirus group K member 7 Pro protein-like, whose product MSPEQAFLVVDLTERPKLTLTIHGRRFEGILDTGADRSIISSHWWPKGWPLVKTDHALQGLGYAQSPDVSTQLLPWRSEEGKEGTFTPYVLPLPVNLWGRDVLVAMGMVLTTDYSLKVQQRMHKMGYHPGEGLGRKSNGITTPLQVEGQTDRKGLGF is encoded by the coding sequence ATGAGCCCAGAGCAGGCCTTCTTGGTGGTAGATCTGACTGAGAGGCCTAAGTTAACGCTCACCATCCATGGGAGGCGCTTTGAAGGCATCTTAGACACCGGCGCCGACCGCAGTATCATCTCCTCTCATTGGTGGCCAAAGGGCTGGCCACTGGTGAAGACGGACCATGCGCTCCAGGGCCTAGGTTATGCACAGAGCCCTGATGTGAGTACGCAGCTGCTCCCTTGGCGtagtgaggaagggaaggaagggacttTCACACCTTATGTGTTGCCGCTCCCCGTGAACCTATGGGGTAGAGACGTGCTAGTAGCGATGGGCATGGTCTTAACAACCGACTACTCCCTAAAGGTTCAGCAGAGGATGCATAAGATGGGATATCATCCTGGCGAGGGTCTAGGTAGGAAATCGAACGGCATAACAACACCTTTACAAGTGGAGGGGCAGACCGATAGGAAGGGGCTGGGTTTTTAG
- the LOC129402170 gene encoding igE-binding protein-like — protein MGTAQSVQETLNDLLRQRDIRIARQTLHSFVKEVDRVAPWYAVSGSLTLRCWNKLGKDLDAEHKKGTLRNGTKAIWKMVKNCLEDEACSLVVSETRQMRLAFPVFEGDGNGRVHAQVEFSQIKELAEAVRKYGANANYTISLLERLARDRMTPRDWQDVAKATLPSKGKFLEWKALWYDAAQDQARVNRNSQEAAHHAWTADLLTGQGVHADDQINFPWGVYTQISSLAIKAWKGLSAKGESGNQLTKIVQGPQEPFSDFVARMADAAARIFRDSDMAAPLLEQLIFEQATKECRSAIAPRKGKGLQDWLKICREIGGPLSNEGLAAAILRAQRPPASGPRKDRTCFNCGKPGHFKRDCPALRPPHGLCSRCGKGNHPAEQCRSVRNSRGQLLPPLHPTESKNGFRGPRTQGPNKYGTRFVKEGATLQPPSESLNWTSVPPPPSP, from the exons ATGGGGACCGCGCAATCTGTGCAGGAGACGCTTAACGATCTCCTCCGTCAAAGGGACATTCGTATTGCCCGCCAGACACTGCACAGTTTTGTTAAGGAAGTAGACCGTGTTGCTCCATGGTATGCGGTCTCCGGGTCCCTTACCCTCCGTTGTTGGAACAAGCTAGGGAAGGACCTAGATGCAGAACATAAGAAGGGCACGTTAAGAAATGGCACTAAGGCTATATGGAAGATGGTCAAAAACTGTCTAGAGGATGAGGCTTGTTCCCTGGTCGTCAGTGAGACTCG GCAGATGagactagcctttcctgtctttgagggagatgggaatggaagagttcatgctcaggtagaattcagtcagattaaagagttggcagaagcggtcagaaaatatggggccaatgccaattataccatttccctacttgaaagactggcccgggataggatgaccccccGAGACTGGCAAGACGTGGCCAAGGCCACGCTCCCCAGTAAGGGGAAATTTTTAGAATGGAAAGCCCTCTGGTATGATGCGGCCCAAGACCAAGCCCGTGTAAATCGCAACTCCCAGGAGGCTGCACATCATGCATGGACTGCTGACTTGCTTACCGGACAGGGAGTGCATGCTGATGATCAAATAAATTTCCCTTGGGGGGTATACACGCAAATCTCCTCCTTGGCCATCAAGGCCTGGAAGGGACTCTCAGCGAAAGGGGAGTCGGGCAACCAACTCACTAAGATTGTTCAGGGCCCCCAGGAACCCTTCTCAGACTTTGTAGCTCGGATGGCTGATGCAGCGGCCCGTATTTTCAGAGACTCTGATATGGCCGCCCCCCTCCTAGAACAATTGATTTTCGAGCAGGCCACTAAGGAATGCAGGAGTGCTATCGCCCCACGGAAAGGCAAGGGGCTCCAGGATTGGCTAAAAATTTGTCGAGAGATTGGAGGCCCTCTCTCAAATGAGGGTTTGGCCGCTGCTATTCTTCGTGCGCAGCGCCCCCCTGCGTCCGGTCCGCGTAAGGACAGGACCTGTTTCAATTGTGGAAAACCGGGTCACTTTAAAAGGGACTGTCCAGCCCTTAGGCCCCCCCACGGATTATGCTCCCGCTGTGGAAAAGGGAATCACCCTGCAGAACAATGCCGCTCCGTTAGGAACTCCCGGGGCCAATTACTTCCTCCCTTGCACCCCACTGAGTCAAAAAACGGCTTCAGGGGCCCTCGGACCCAGGGCCCGAACAAATATGGGACCAGGTTCGTCAAGGAAGGGGccactctccagcccccctccgaGTCACTCAACTGGACCTCCGTGCCACCGCCACCGTCACCATAA